One Dictyoglomus thermophilum H-6-12 DNA window includes the following coding sequences:
- a CDS encoding phosphate propanoyltransferase, which translates to MKEVKVPIGVSARHVHLSQDDLERLFGKGYELHPLKPLSQPGQFAAEEEVELIGPKRSLKVRILGPVRKNTQVELALTDVIYLGLPSIPPVRDSGDVEGTPGIKIKGPLGEIEIPKGVIIAWRHIHTPEDIAKDLGLVDKQLVKVKVEGPRALTFENVLIRVSNKFAWEFHIDTDEANAAMVKTGDIATVIFEPAKIMQKI; encoded by the coding sequence ATGAAAGAGGTAAAAGTACCAATAGGCGTGTCTGCACGCCATGTACACCTCTCTCAGGATGATCTGGAGAGGTTATTTGGTAAAGGCTATGAATTACATCCATTAAAGCCATTATCCCAACCAGGACAATTTGCAGCCGAGGAAGAAGTAGAATTAATTGGACCTAAGAGATCTCTAAAAGTAAGAATCCTTGGCCCAGTGAGAAAAAATACTCAGGTAGAATTGGCTTTAACTGATGTTATTTATTTAGGTCTTCCATCTATACCTCCAGTAAGAGACTCGGGAGATGTAGAAGGAACTCCAGGAATAAAAATAAAAGGACCATTGGGAGAAATTGAAATACCTAAGGGTGTAATTATTGCATGGAGACATATTCATACACCAGAAGATATAGCAAAAGATTTAGGACTTGTGGATAAACAATTAGTAAAAGTAAAAGTAGAAGGACCAAGAGCACTTACTTTTGAAAATGTCTTAATAAGAGTAAGTAACAAATTTGCTTGGGAATTCCATATCGATACCGATGAAGCAAATGCGGCAATGGTAAAAACAGGTGATATTGCAACAGTGATTTTCGAACCAGCTAAAATTATGCAAAAAATTTAA
- a CDS encoding DUF4914 family protein: MIREEISYLVLPKEVENILLSCKKIIIPESREHFLELALGGKNNMEFEVKYEVPGKGEVVEAIITRAKNGIVVNYTDPYMRRRDPDSLVIGDEGDTDKPTFKERFGEDFDTLREKTFNWLKEQELIVMPFMAGGYELGYPSLLIAPSNAGFFAWALADIQGFIPKSQLRDNFEPIAIVYVAPPFRHTHFSGKQIVVHYRSDGRHEVFSYNLYPGPSAKKGVYGVLLNIGEMEGWITAHASTVKIVTPYDNELVILHEGASGGGKSEMIQQMHREKDNRILVGENIVTGEKYYIEIKESCEIFPVTDDMALCHPRLQNGSGKMVIKDAEQGWFVRVDQIKRYGVDPQLESITIHPPEPLIFLNIEGHPGATALIWEHTMDEPGKPCPNPRVILPRRFVPNIIDEPVEVDVRSFGFRTPPCTKDKPTYGIVGLFHVLPPALAWLWRLVSPRGYDNPSITSGDLMSSEGVGSYWPFATGKMVKHANLLLQQILDYPRTQYILIPNQYIGAYRVGFMPEWIVREYLAKRGSARIKPDNLKPARCSLLGFALETLKVEGHYIPKALLQVDQQPEVGPEAYDKGAEMLKAFFKKELQKFISLDLDPLGKRIIECCLEDGTLEDYIKLIPPRR, translated from the coding sequence ATGATAAGAGAAGAAATTTCATACTTAGTCCTACCAAAAGAAGTAGAAAACATTCTTCTTTCTTGTAAAAAAATTATAATCCCCGAAAGTAGGGAACATTTTTTAGAACTTGCCTTAGGTGGAAAAAACAATATGGAATTTGAGGTAAAATATGAGGTCCCAGGAAAGGGAGAAGTGGTTGAAGCCATAATAACAAGAGCAAAAAATGGTATAGTGGTAAACTATACAGATCCTTACATGAGAAGACGTGACCCTGATAGTTTGGTAATAGGAGACGAGGGAGACACTGATAAACCCACTTTTAAGGAAAGATTTGGCGAAGATTTTGATACTTTAAGAGAAAAGACCTTTAACTGGTTAAAAGAGCAAGAACTAATTGTAATGCCTTTTATGGCTGGAGGATATGAATTAGGATATCCATCTCTGTTAATTGCTCCTTCTAACGCAGGATTTTTTGCTTGGGCTCTTGCAGATATTCAAGGATTTATACCTAAAAGTCAATTGAGAGATAACTTTGAACCTATAGCTATTGTTTATGTAGCTCCTCCCTTCAGACATACTCATTTTTCAGGTAAACAGATAGTAGTACACTATAGATCTGATGGAAGGCACGAGGTATTCTCTTACAATCTGTATCCAGGGCCAAGTGCTAAAAAAGGTGTCTATGGTGTGCTTTTAAATATAGGCGAGATGGAAGGCTGGATTACTGCCCATGCCTCTACAGTCAAAATCGTCACTCCTTACGATAACGAGTTAGTAATACTGCACGAAGGAGCAAGTGGCGGTGGAAAAAGTGAAATGATTCAACAAATGCACAGGGAGAAGGATAATAGAATACTAGTAGGAGAAAACATCGTTACGGGAGAAAAGTACTACATTGAGATAAAAGAATCATGTGAAATATTCCCTGTAACCGATGATATGGCTTTATGCCACCCACGTCTTCAAAATGGAAGTGGTAAAATGGTTATAAAAGACGCAGAACAGGGATGGTTTGTAAGAGTTGACCAGATAAAAAGATATGGAGTAGATCCCCAACTTGAATCCATTACAATTCATCCACCAGAGCCTCTTATATTCCTAAATATTGAAGGGCATCCTGGAGCCACAGCCCTAATATGGGAACATACTATGGACGAACCAGGAAAACCTTGTCCTAATCCAAGAGTAATATTACCGAGAAGATTTGTACCTAATATTATAGATGAGCCCGTAGAAGTAGACGTTAGAAGTTTTGGCTTTAGAACTCCACCTTGTACAAAAGACAAACCAACTTACGGAATTGTTGGACTGTTCCATGTACTTCCACCTGCCTTAGCCTGGCTATGGAGATTAGTAAGTCCAAGAGGATACGATAATCCCAGCATAACCAGTGGCGATCTAATGAGTAGTGAGGGTGTAGGTTCATATTGGCCTTTTGCAACAGGAAAGATGGTAAAACATGCTAATCTCTTACTACAACAAATTCTAGATTATCCACGTACTCAGTACATACTTATTCCTAACCAATATATTGGTGCTTATAGAGTTGGTTTTATGCCAGAATGGATAGTAAGAGAGTATCTGGCAAAAAGAGGTAGCGCCAGAATTAAACCTGATAATCTAAAACCAGCAAGATGTTCATTACTTGGATTTGCTCTTGAAACTCTAAAAGTAGAAGGTCATTACATTCCTAAAGCTCTCCTTCAAGTAGATCAACAGCCAGAAGTAGGCCCTGAAGCTTATGATAAAGGAGCAGAAATGCTTAAAGCATTTTTCAAAAAGGAACTACAAAAGTTCATATCTTTAGATCTTGACCCCTTAGGCAAGAGAATTATAGAGTGTTGCCTTGAAGATGGAACCTTAGAAGACTATATAAAACTCATTCCTCCTCGAAGATAA
- a CDS encoding bifunctional folylpolyglutamate synthase/dihydrofolate synthase — protein MRKLYWDSLNYVNSFINYEKRLDNLTYEEKKFYLERMRYLLQLMGNPQDNLQAFHIAGTKGKGSTSAMIFSILKSAGYKVGLYTSPHLQSIRERIATHEGFISQEEFVDLIDYAKPYIEEAKKHPIFGSPTFFEVLTALAFLYFSMKKLDYVVIEVGLGGRLDATNVINPLISIITPIGFDHMHILGDTLEKIAFEKAGIIKEGKIVISSPQKKEAEEVIERVSRERNAVYYKVDDLFSWRKKEANLDGQKFLLEGRDIKEEFFIPLLGEHQIVNAVTAYGAIYVLKNRLNIDNEVVKKGFENVQWRGRFQIINKNPLIVVDGAHNVDSAMALKNTLESYVNFDRLFLICGIMKDKDAEKFLKILDPLVYSYNFIPLPSHRTRTPEELANIVKVFRPNAEINIYDNFSSAISFVNKKASPADLILITGSLYLAGEALDYFYGRLD, from the coding sequence ATGAGAAAATTGTATTGGGATAGTCTAAATTATGTCAATAGTTTTATAAACTATGAAAAGCGACTTGATAATTTAACCTATGAAGAGAAAAAGTTTTACCTTGAGAGAATGAGATATTTGCTACAACTAATGGGAAATCCTCAAGATAATCTTCAAGCTTTTCATATTGCTGGCACTAAAGGAAAAGGATCTACTTCTGCTATGATTTTTTCAATTTTGAAATCAGCAGGCTATAAAGTGGGACTTTATACGTCTCCTCATCTTCAGTCTATAAGAGAAAGAATAGCTACTCATGAGGGATTTATCTCTCAGGAGGAATTTGTTGATTTAATCGACTATGCTAAGCCTTATATCGAAGAGGCTAAAAAGCATCCTATTTTTGGTTCTCCTACTTTTTTTGAGGTTTTAACAGCACTTGCTTTTTTGTATTTTTCTATGAAGAAACTTGATTATGTAGTTATAGAAGTGGGGCTTGGAGGAAGGTTAGATGCTACAAATGTTATTAATCCACTTATCTCAATTATTACTCCCATTGGTTTTGATCACATGCATATACTGGGTGATACTTTAGAGAAGATTGCTTTTGAAAAGGCAGGAATTATTAAAGAGGGTAAAATTGTTATATCTTCTCCCCAAAAGAAAGAAGCAGAAGAAGTTATTGAAAGAGTTTCGAGAGAAAGAAATGCTGTTTATTATAAAGTAGACGATCTTTTTAGTTGGAGGAAAAAAGAGGCTAATCTTGATGGACAAAAATTCTTATTAGAGGGAAGGGATATAAAGGAAGAATTTTTTATACCTCTTTTGGGAGAGCATCAGATTGTGAATGCTGTTACTGCTTACGGAGCTATATATGTACTGAAAAACAGGTTAAACATAGATAATGAGGTTGTAAAAAAAGGTTTTGAAAATGTGCAGTGGAGAGGAAGATTTCAAATCATTAATAAAAACCCTTTGATAGTAGTAGATGGTGCTCACAATGTAGATTCTGCTATGGCGTTAAAAAATACATTGGAAAGTTATGTTAATTTTGATAGATTGTTTTTGATATGTGGAATTATGAAAGATAAGGATGCGGAGAAATTTCTAAAGATTCTAGATCCATTAGTTTATAGCTATAATTTTATACCTTTGCCTTCACATAGAACAAGGACTCCTGAAGAGCTTGCTAATATAGTCAAAGTTTTCAGGCCAAATGCTGAGATAAATATTTATGATAATTTTAGTAGTGCAATAAGCTTTGTTAATAAAAAAGCCTCACCTGCAGATTTGATACTTATTACAGGCTCTTTGTACCTTGCAGGTGAGGCTTTAGATTATTTTTATGGAAGATTAGATTAG
- the pdo gene encoding protein disulfide oxidoreductase, with protein MALLREEDRQYLENLFKENLKDKVKIILFSDKAAGSKLVVPGRVECPYCQQTREILEELVSLSDKLELEIHDFLTDEIIAKKYNVDKIPAILFEKNNNVLGVRYFGIPSGYEFSSLIEDILDISRGETQLSPTTKAFLATVNKPVHIQVFVTPTCPYCPRAVRLAHQFAMENPLITADMIEAIEFPHLAEKYNVTGVPKTIINEKVEIEGAVPENIFLEYFKSALKD; from the coding sequence ATGGCTTTATTAAGAGAAGAGGATCGTCAATATTTAGAAAATCTATTTAAAGAAAACCTTAAAGACAAAGTAAAAATTATACTCTTCAGTGACAAAGCAGCAGGAAGTAAGCTGGTTGTTCCTGGGAGAGTAGAATGTCCTTACTGCCAGCAAACAAGGGAAATCTTAGAAGAACTTGTATCCCTTTCGGACAAGCTAGAACTTGAAATTCACGATTTTCTAACCGATGAGATAATTGCTAAAAAGTATAATGTGGATAAGATACCTGCAATTCTTTTTGAAAAAAATAACAACGTCCTTGGTGTGAGGTATTTTGGTATCCCTTCTGGATATGAATTCTCAAGTTTAATAGAAGACATCTTGGACATATCCCGTGGAGAAACTCAACTTTCCCCAACCACAAAAGCTTTCCTTGCTACTGTAAACAAACCAGTACATATACAAGTATTCGTTACTCCTACATGTCCATACTGTCCAAGAGCAGTGAGACTCGCCCACCAATTTGCCATGGAAAACCCATTAATTACTGCAGACATGATAGAAGCTATAGAATTTCCACATCTTGCTGAGAAGTACAATGTAACTGGAGTTCCTAAAACAATAATAAATGAGAAAGTAGAAATTGAAGGAGCTGTACCCGAGAACATATTCCTTGAATACTTTAAATCTGCTTTAAAAGACTAA
- the trxB gene encoding thioredoxin-disulfide reductase — protein MDFISLTKPIEKIEEEQDVIILGGGPAGLTAGIYAGRNLWRTLIIEKAIVGGNAALTEKIDNYPGFPEGITGEELVKRMEAQAKKFGSKILEADVLSLKIDGNWKIVETSNGVFRAPTLIIATGTRPKKLGVPGEKEFIGKGVSYCAVCDGAFFTGKKVAVIGGGDSAVEEAIYLTKFAEEVTIIHRRDTLRAEKINQQRAFSNPKIKFLWSHIVKAIEGEKKVEKLILEDLKTGETKIFPVDGVFIYIGLIPNTELFKGILNLDSNGFIITDEKMHTSIPGIYAAGDVRGKILRQVVTAVSDGAIAGMEASKFLEELNYKEV, from the coding sequence ATGGATTTTATATCTTTAACAAAGCCTATAGAAAAGATTGAAGAAGAACAAGATGTAATTATTTTAGGAGGAGGACCAGCAGGTCTTACTGCAGGAATATATGCTGGAAGAAATCTGTGGAGAACTCTTATAATTGAAAAGGCAATAGTAGGAGGCAATGCTGCTCTCACAGAGAAAATAGACAATTATCCTGGTTTTCCAGAAGGAATAACAGGAGAAGAATTGGTAAAAAGAATGGAGGCTCAAGCAAAAAAATTTGGTTCTAAAATATTAGAAGCTGATGTCTTATCCTTAAAAATAGACGGAAACTGGAAAATAGTTGAAACATCAAATGGAGTTTTTAGGGCTCCTACTCTTATTATTGCTACTGGCACAAGACCCAAGAAATTAGGAGTTCCAGGAGAAAAAGAATTTATAGGGAAAGGTGTCTCCTACTGTGCAGTATGTGATGGTGCCTTCTTTACTGGAAAAAAAGTTGCTGTTATAGGTGGAGGAGATTCTGCTGTTGAAGAAGCAATATATCTAACAAAGTTTGCTGAAGAAGTAACAATTATTCATAGAAGAGATACTCTTAGGGCCGAAAAAATAAATCAACAAAGAGCTTTCTCTAATCCTAAAATAAAATTTCTATGGAGCCATATAGTTAAAGCTATAGAAGGCGAGAAGAAAGTTGAAAAATTAATACTAGAAGATTTAAAGACGGGAGAGACCAAAATCTTTCCTGTAGATGGTGTTTTCATTTATATAGGCTTAATTCCAAATACAGAACTTTTTAAGGGTATTTTGAATTTGGATTCCAATGGTTTTATAATAACAGATGAAAAAATGCATACTTCTATACCTGGAATATATGCAGCAGGAGATGTAAGAGGTAAAATTCTAAGACAAGTTGTAACTGCAGTTTCTGACGGAGCTATAGCTGGTATGGAAGCAAGCAAGTTTTTAGAAGAATTAAATTACAAGGAGGTTTGA
- a CDS encoding aldo/keto reductase, which translates to MVQKRPYGKKGELLSIIGFGGILVMNEEQREATRRVAEAIDLGINYFDVAPSYGDAEDKLGPALRRKRKNIFLACKTMERTKEKAWEELQNSLKKLETDYFDLYQLHAMTTEEDFQLATGPNGALETFVKAKKEGIIRYIGFSAHSVDVALKLLDVFDFDSILFPINWVNFFNGNFGPQVVQKAQEKNVTILALKAMAKTIIPEGQERKYPKCWYDPIDEKDLAQLALRFTLSQPVTAAIPPGEYKFFKWAIEVGENFTPITVEELEILKQRAKNLEPIFKVS; encoded by the coding sequence ATGGTCCAGAAAAGGCCCTATGGAAAAAAGGGAGAATTACTTTCTATTATTGGATTTGGGGGAATCCTAGTAATGAATGAAGAACAAAGGGAGGCTACTAGAAGAGTTGCTGAGGCTATAGATCTTGGAATTAATTATTTTGACGTAGCACCATCCTATGGAGATGCTGAAGATAAACTTGGACCAGCCCTTCGTAGAAAGAGAAAAAATATCTTTCTTGCCTGTAAAACTATGGAGAGAACTAAAGAGAAGGCTTGGGAAGAGCTTCAAAATTCTCTAAAAAAGCTCGAAACAGATTATTTTGATCTATATCAACTCCATGCTATGACTACTGAGGAAGACTTCCAATTGGCTACAGGACCCAATGGAGCCTTAGAAACTTTTGTTAAAGCTAAGAAGGAAGGAATAATAAGATACATAGGGTTTTCAGCCCACTCTGTAGATGTAGCCCTAAAACTCCTTGATGTTTTTGATTTTGATTCTATACTCTTTCCTATTAATTGGGTAAACTTCTTTAATGGGAACTTTGGACCTCAGGTGGTACAGAAGGCGCAAGAAAAAAATGTAACTATACTTGCTTTAAAAGCAATGGCAAAAACTATTATTCCTGAAGGACAAGAAAGAAAATATCCAAAGTGTTGGTATGACCCCATCGACGAAAAAGATCTTGCTCAACTTGCCCTAAGATTTACCCTATCTCAACCAGTAACAGCAGCAATACCCCCTGGGGAATATAAGTTCTTTAAATGGGCAATTGAAGTAGGAGAAAACTTTACACCAATAACTGTAGAAGAATTAGAGATCCTTAAACAAAGAGCCAAAAATTTAGAGCCAATTTTTAAAGTTTCTTAA
- a CDS encoding MATE family efflux transporter — translation MLEDERSKIGRRVLFLAIPVLLENLFQLVFSFVDMIFVGFLGATALAAVGLGMQIINVVLAVVSALTVGTMVTIAYSIGAGNYEDAVKYLENSMILGFYLSILILLFGLFGSDRLLQILGAKEDLFINASLYLKYILIPGFLIVYMSIISSALRGAGDTKTPLYASIISNTSNIFLDYILVFGKFGFPKMGVAGAALATSLSRLLGTIFLLYIII, via the coding sequence ATGCTTGAGGATGAACGGAGCAAAATTGGAAGAAGGGTTCTTTTTCTTGCTATTCCAGTTTTGCTGGAGAATTTATTTCAACTTGTATTTAGCTTTGTAGATATGATCTTTGTAGGTTTTTTAGGGGCTACAGCTCTTGCTGCAGTGGGTTTGGGAATGCAGATTATCAATGTGGTTCTTGCTGTGGTTTCAGCTCTTACTGTTGGTACGATGGTTACGATAGCCTATAGTATTGGGGCAGGAAACTATGAGGATGCTGTAAAATATCTTGAAAATTCAATGATTTTAGGTTTTTACCTTTCAATTTTGATCCTACTATTTGGGTTATTTGGAAGTGATAGGCTCTTGCAAATCTTAGGTGCAAAAGAAGATCTTTTTATTAATGCCTCTCTATATTTAAAATATATTCTTATTCCTGGCTTTCTAATTGTGTATATGTCCATAATCTCTTCTGCTTTAAGAGGAGCAGGAGATACTAAAACTCCTTTGTATGCGAGTATAATTTCTAATACTTCGAACATCTTTTTGGATTATATTTTGGTTTTTGGAAAGTTTGGTTTTCCTAAGATGGGGGTTGCTGGTGCTGCTTTGGCTACAAGTTTATCTCGACTATTAGGTACAATTTTTCTTTTATATATCATTATATAA
- a CDS encoding MATE family efflux transporter, with protein MGVPTSFEQLFFNIGALVYATVVLSLGTKVYAAHRIALNVESLSFQPGFAFGVAATTLVGQYKGAKEDNLARLASVEAWKRAIIFMGSVGVFLFLFPEYLVQIFTRDVEVVKYASSVLRIIAVIQPLLATANVMSGSLRGAGFSKIPMVISGVGMWFVRIPLAYFLAIKMNLGLVGAWIAMSTDISLKAIANYYMFIVKGYYKKESFKVKYEEVISN; from the coding sequence ATAGGAGTACCAACATCTTTTGAGCAGCTTTTCTTTAACATAGGAGCTCTTGTTTATGCTACGGTTGTTTTAAGCTTGGGTACTAAGGTGTATGCAGCTCATAGAATAGCTTTAAATGTTGAATCTTTGTCTTTTCAACCTGGGTTTGCTTTTGGGGTTGCAGCAACAACTCTTGTTGGACAATATAAGGGAGCGAAAGAAGACAATTTGGCAAGATTGGCTTCAGTTGAGGCTTGGAAAAGGGCTATTATATTCATGGGTAGTGTAGGAGTTTTTCTTTTTTTATTTCCAGAATATTTAGTTCAGATATTTACTAGAGATGTGGAAGTGGTTAAATATGCTTCCTCGGTGTTGAGAATTATTGCTGTAATTCAACCCCTTCTTGCGACAGCAAATGTTATGTCTGGATCTTTGAGAGGGGCTGGTTTCTCTAAAATTCCTATGGTGATAAGTGGTGTAGGTATGTGGTTTGTTAGAATACCTTTGGCATATTTTTTGGCTATAAAGATGAATTTAGGGCTTGTGGGTGCATGGATTGCTATGTCTACAGATATTTCATTGAAGGCTATTGCTAATTACTATATGTTTATAGTTAAAGGCTATTATAAAAAGGAAAGTTTTAAGGTTAAGTATGAAGAAGTTATTAGTAATTGA
- the lipB gene encoding lipoyl(octanoyl) transferase LipB translates to MKKLLVIDFREKIKYEDAWDLQKKLHDLRVKDTIYDTLILLEHFPVITLGKFGDEKNLLKTKEELKSMGIDFIRVDRGGDITYHGPSQLVGYFIFKVDGVKNFVLKVEKSIINVLHEYGIEAKESIEYPGVWVEDRKITAIGIAIKKRVSYHGFALNVNNDLAPFSYIIPCGLKDKKVTSILKEANFSPPMEDVKRKVCLSVVKEFGFDSFMVFNFSSCKELSNFGMLLEDL, encoded by the coding sequence ATGAAGAAGTTATTAGTAATTGACTTTAGAGAAAAAATAAAATATGAAGACGCATGGGATCTTCAAAAAAAGCTCCACGATTTAAGAGTAAAAGATACTATTTATGATACTTTGATACTTTTAGAGCACTTTCCAGTAATAACTTTAGGAAAGTTTGGGGATGAGAAAAATTTGCTTAAGACAAAAGAGGAACTAAAAAGTATGGGAATAGATTTTATAAGAGTTGATAGAGGAGGAGATATTACTTATCATGGACCTTCACAGCTTGTGGGGTATTTTATTTTTAAAGTTGATGGGGTTAAGAATTTTGTCTTAAAAGTTGAGAAGTCTATTATAAATGTACTTCATGAGTATGGTATAGAAGCCAAAGAAAGTATAGAGTATCCAGGAGTATGGGTAGAAGATAGAAAAATAACTGCTATAGGTATTGCTATAAAGAAAAGAGTTTCATATCATGGATTTGCCCTAAATGTAAATAATGATTTGGCTCCATTCTCTTATATAATTCCCTGTGGTTTAAAGGATAAAAAAGTTACTTCAATTTTAAAAGAGGCAAACTTTTCTCCTCCCATGGAAGATGTTAAGAGAAAAGTTTGCCTCTCGGTAGTTAAAGAATTTGGCTTTGATTCTTTTATGGTATTTAATTTTTCTTCTTGTAAGGAGCTGTCCAATTTTGGTATGCTTTTGGAGGACCTATAA
- the floA gene encoding flotillin-like protein FloA (flotillin-like protein involved in membrane lipid rafts), with the protein MSLLWGFLILILVLIFLGIFFSFVPLGLWISALAAGVSIKITDLIGMRLRRVPPGVIINSLIKAHKAGLSEVTLDKLEAHYLAGGNVDKVVNALIAAQRAGIPLTFEKAAAIDLAGRDVLEAVQMSVNPKVIETPVVAAVAKDGIELKAKARVTVRANIERLVGGAGEATIIARVGEGIVTTIGSAESYKEVLENPDSISKTVLAKGLDAGTAFEIVSIDIADVDVGNNVGARLKMDQAEADMRIAQAQAESRRALAIAREQEMKALTQEMRARLIEAEKEVPLAVAEALRSGKIGVLDYYTLKNIMADTAMREAISKLGQKEEEGRKD; encoded by the coding sequence ATGAGTTTATTGTGGGGCTTTTTAATTTTAATCTTAGTATTAATATTCCTTGGAATATTCTTTAGTTTTGTGCCATTAGGATTATGGATTTCAGCTCTTGCTGCAGGAGTTTCCATCAAAATTACCGATTTGATCGGAATGAGACTTAGAAGAGTCCCCCCTGGAGTAATAATAAACTCCTTAATTAAAGCCCATAAAGCTGGACTTTCAGAAGTAACTCTTGACAAATTAGAAGCCCATTACTTGGCTGGAGGAAATGTAGATAAAGTTGTTAATGCTTTAATTGCAGCCCAAAGAGCAGGTATCCCCTTAACCTTCGAAAAGGCAGCAGCCATAGACCTTGCTGGAAGAGATGTATTAGAAGCAGTACAAATGAGTGTTAATCCAAAGGTTATTGAAACTCCAGTGGTAGCCGCTGTAGCAAAGGATGGCATTGAATTAAAAGCCAAGGCAAGAGTAACTGTAAGAGCCAATATTGAAAGATTAGTAGGAGGAGCAGGAGAAGCAACAATTATAGCGAGAGTAGGAGAAGGAATAGTAACTACTATTGGATCTGCAGAAAGTTATAAAGAAGTTTTAGAAAACCCAGATAGTATATCAAAAACAGTACTTGCAAAGGGACTTGATGCAGGAACAGCTTTCGAAATCGTATCCATTGATATAGCAGATGTAGATGTAGGAAATAACGTAGGTGCAAGATTAAAAATGGACCAAGCAGAAGCCGACATGAGAATTGCACAAGCCCAAGCAGAAAGTAGAAGAGCCCTTGCCATAGCAAGAGAACAAGAAATGAAAGCTCTAACCCAAGAAATGAGAGCAAGACTAATAGAGGCAGAAAAAGAAGTTCCTCTTGCTGTAGCAGAAGCTCTAAGAAGCGGGAAAATAGGAGTACTAGATTATTATACTTTGAAAAACATAATGGCAGATACAGCCATGAGAGAGGCTATTTCTAAGCTTGGACAAAAAGAAGAAGAGGGAAGGAAAGACTAA
- a CDS encoding NfeD family protein, producing the protein MKKIFITIFLLFLILSSIYAQNQNVYIIPIKGTIELGLASFVERSIREHPNAKAFIFEIDTFGGRVDAAIKIRDTILATPTLTIAFIKDRAWSAGALIALSCEKIVISPSGSIGAAEPRPADEKTISALKAEFESTAKKRNRNPKIAAAMVDADEVIPGLKQKGKILTLYAEEAKKWKIADEILENTDSVIKFFNLEKGKIIELQPNWAENFVRFITDPTVSSIILTVGMLSLYVAIFTPGLGVPELLALVCLGLFFGGHYLAGLAGLEPVILFLLGLILIFIEMHTPGFGIPGIAGSISVFLSIYWTIVQKGGTLQALLTGILVVLSLIIFLAIYLPKSRVWIKFGLPESQKKDLGYTAFQERKDLIGKKGKTITMLRPTGIIEIEGEKFEAYSESEFIEPSEEVIVFKVEGNKIFVRRSEK; encoded by the coding sequence TTGAAAAAAATCTTTATAACTATTTTTCTTTTGTTTTTAATACTATCCTCCATATATGCTCAAAATCAAAATGTTTACATAATACCAATAAAGGGAACTATCGAACTCGGTCTTGCCTCTTTTGTTGAAAGAAGTATAAGAGAACACCCTAATGCAAAAGCCTTTATTTTTGAAATAGACACTTTTGGAGGCAGAGTAGACGCAGCTATCAAAATAAGAGATACTATATTGGCTACCCCCACTTTAACTATCGCTTTTATAAAAGATAGAGCCTGGTCTGCAGGGGCCTTAATAGCATTATCTTGCGAAAAGATAGTTATTTCTCCTTCAGGTAGTATTGGAGCTGCAGAACCTCGTCCAGCCGATGAAAAAACTATCTCAGCTTTAAAAGCTGAATTTGAAAGTACAGCAAAAAAGAGAAATAGAAACCCCAAAATTGCAGCTGCAATGGTAGATGCTGATGAGGTAATTCCAGGTTTAAAACAAAAAGGAAAGATTTTAACTCTATACGCAGAAGAGGCTAAAAAATGGAAAATTGCTGATGAAATATTAGAAAACACAGACTCAGTAATAAAATTCTTTAACTTAGAAAAGGGAAAAATCATAGAATTACAACCTAATTGGGCTGAAAACTTCGTAAGATTTATAACTGACCCTACTGTATCAAGCATTATACTAACAGTAGGAATGCTTTCCTTATATGTAGCCATATTTACTCCTGGTCTTGGTGTCCCTGAACTCTTAGCTTTAGTGTGTTTAGGTTTATTTTTTGGAGGACATTATCTTGCCGGACTTGCAGGCTTAGAACCAGTAATTTTATTCCTTCTTGGGCTTATCTTAATTTTTATAGAAATGCATACGCCAGGATTTGGAATTCCTGGAATAGCAGGAAGTATCTCGGTATTTCTCAGTATATACTGGACAATAGTACAAAAAGGAGGTACCCTTCAAGCATTACTCACTGGAATATTAGTAGTCCTTTCACTTATAATATTCCTAGCAATTTATCTACCAAAAAGTCGTGTATGGATAAAGTTTGGACTTCCTGAGAGTCAAAAGAAAGATTTAGGCTATACTGCTTTCCAAGAGAGAAAAGATTTAATTGGAAAAAAAGGCAAAACTATTACTATGCTACGTCCTACAGGAATTATAGAAATTGAAGGAGAAAAATTCGAGGCTTATTCGGAATCAGAATTTATTGAACCTAGCGAAGAAGTTATAGTCTTCAAAGTTGAGGGAAATAAAATCTTTGTAAGGAGGAGTGAAAAATGA